The genomic stretch AGGAATAAACCCATGAATCCGTCTGGCCCTAGAACTCTATCACTCATCATGTTGTGGATGgcttctttgatttcttcttcGGAGAATGGACTAGAATGGTGAGTCCAGTGAGGATAGATCATGCTGGTTGAAACCAACCGAAAATAATCCTACTTGACAAGCTTATTAGGTGGAGAAGCATTGTCGATCACCATCCAAGTACAAAGATCAAACACATCGACAATCAAGAACCTGAAAATGAAAACCAAACCAACAAAGAAACAATCAGTTGCGCCCGTCGTGTCCCAATCTTATCATTAATCACAAAGAACCTTTCGCTCTTCCATCACTCCGCGACATCGACCACATGCTATTAAGTCGCCAATGATAagtagagaagaaaaaaaaacatcctccACTGTCGTAATTCTGTTGATCATCACAAAGAACCTCTCGTCCATCCTTTGTCCTGTGCTATGGACCACGTGCACATTATTAAGCACCTAATGACAAGGCTAGGGAAGAAAATAGTGCCCCTGGACCTTTCAGCTCTTTCCAATTGAAACATTACCATTTCTCGTTTTACAAATAGCATATATAAATGCTATATTTGTAAATAGAGGCAACGGCATGcgtgcaggctgcagctgtaAGCAAAGCTTCCTCGCGCTACCGACAGCCAGTGGGCAATGGCGGCCCCCGACAAGAGCAGCATCCACGTGCTCCTCCTTTCCTTCCCGTCCCAGGGCCACATAAACCCGCTCCTCCAGCTCGGCAAGCGGCTCGCCGCCCACCGCGGCGTGCGCTGCACCCTCGCCGCGACCCGGTTCGTCCTCGGCCAGAGCAGGGAGCCGCAGACCGGCACCGTCCACGTCGCCGCCTACTCCGACGGCTGCGACACGGGCGGCTACGACGAGGCCGGCGACCCGCAGGAGTACCTCGCGCGGCTCGAGTCGGCTGGGTCGGCGTCGCTGGACGAGCTCCTCCGCGCCGAGTCCGCCCGGGGCCAGCCCGTGCGCGCCGTGGTGTACGACTCGTTCCTGCTCTGGGCTCCGCGCGTGGCGCGCCTGCACGGCGCGGCGTGCGCGGCCTTCTTCACGCAGGCGTGCGCGGTGAACGTGGCGTACGCCCACGCGTTGGCCGGCCGGATGGACCTACCGGTGGCGCCGGGCGGCAAGGCGGTGCCGGAGCTGCCCGGCCTGTCGACGGGACTCGAGCCGGCCGATTTCCCGACGTTCCTCACGGAGCCGGACGGCGGCTGCCGCGCCTACCTTGACCTGGTGCTGCAGCAGTGCCAGGGGTACGAGGTGGCAGACCACGTCCTCGTCAACTCGTTCTATGACCTGGAGATCGAGGTAATTATGCTAGTCCATGCCGGTGACCCCCTCCATCTGtgctgggtttttttttttttgaaaaaaatggccgaggtgttgtttgatttgcaGTTTGAAATTTGACAGGAAGCTGAGTACATGGCGTCGCGATGGTGTGCCAAGACGGTCGGACCAACCGTGCCGTCGGCGTACCTCGACAACCGCCTCCCCGACGACGTGTCGCACGGGTTCCACCTCTACACTCCGATGAC from Setaria italica strain Yugu1 chromosome II, Setaria_italica_v2.0, whole genome shotgun sequence encodes the following:
- the LOC101769548 gene encoding UDP-glycosyltransferase 74F1, translated to MAAPDKSSIHVLLLSFPSQGHINPLLQLGKRLAAHRGVRCTLAATRFVLGQSREPQTGTVHVAAYSDGCDTGGYDEAGDPQEYLARLESAGSASLDELLRAESARGQPVRAVVYDSFLLWAPRVARLHGAACAAFFTQACAVNVAYAHALAGRMDLPVAPGGKAVPELPGLSTGLEPADFPTFLTEPDGGCRAYLDLVLQQCQGYEVADHVLVNSFYDLEIEEAEYMASRWCAKTVGPTVPSAYLDNRLPDDVSHGFHLYTPMTEESKAWLDARPDHSVVYVSFGSLAAPGAGQMAEVAEGLYNSGKDFLWVVRASETSKIPQGFSDKVKGRGLCWDTR